TCGCGCGGCGAGCGACCTGGTGGGCCGAACCGACGCCTCCGTTACGAGCGCGCGAGCCCTGCTCGAGGCCGCCTCGATCGATCGGGAGGGGACGGTCGCCGTCCGTGCGACGGACGTCCACGGCTCGAGCGGCGTCGCCACGACACACGCCGAACGCGAACTCGGGAGCATCCTCGTCGACCGGGGGTTCGCCGTGGACCTCGAGGACCCCGATCACGTCCTCCGTGCGGTCTTCTCTGAGGGGAGCCTCGAGTCCGAGGCCGACGATGGCCGCGGTGGTCTGCTCGAGTCGGTCGCGAGCGACGAAGCCAGGAAGCGAAACGGCGAAACTGGGGAGCGAAACAACGAAACTGAGGAACGAGTCGACGAATCCGGGAAACGGGTGTCGGTCTGTGCCCTCGGCTGGCTCGCCGCCGAGAGCGTCCGCGACTTCGGCTCGCGGGCGCCGACCGACAAGCCGTTCTTCCAGCCCGGAAGCATGGATCCACTTCTGGCTCGCGCGGTCGCCAACCTCGCCGGCGCGGAACCCGAACGAACGATCCTCGACCCGATGTGTGGCACCGGCGGCGTCCTCGTCGAGGCAGGACTGGTCGGGGCTAACGTCGTCGGAACTGACGCCCAGGCGAAGATGGTCGCCGGCGCGCGGACAAACCTCGAACACTTCCTGGACCGCGAGGATCCGTCGCCGACCGGCGTCCCGCGCGGGTCCTGGCACGTCGCCCGCGGCGACGGAACCCGACTCCCGCTCCAGGATGGTGCCGTCGACGCCGTCGTCTTCGACGCGCCCTACGGCCGCCAGTCGAAGATCGAAAGCCACCGGCTGGCTGATCTGGTTTCGGGTGCGCTCGTAGAATCCCGCCGAGTGGCCGATCGGGCCGTCGTCGTCGCCGACCGCTCCTGGACGAGCGAGGCTCGGGAAGCGGGCTGGACGCTCGAGGCGGCCTTCGAACGCCGGGTTCACCGGTCGCTGACGCGGTACGTGCTGGTCCTCTCCTGAGGGTGAGGGTGGCTCGAGGGTGCCGAGGGTGGCTCGAGCGTGCCGAAGGTGGCTCGAGAGCCCTGATTCCTGATTCCGCCGGTACAGCGCCGCCAGTCGAGGCGGGGGATTCCGCTTTCGGAAGCCTTGAGACGGTCTGCAGAAAAGATTGACCGTGGCCCGCGCTCGTCTCTTCGGATCCCTCTGTGGACTCGTCTTTCTCATCAATCTCGCCAGAATCGTCTTCGCACCGCTGCTGAACGTGTTTATCGCCGAATTCGGGATCGGCGAGGCGACCGCGGGCCTCATCGTCACCCTCGTGTGGGTCGGGAGTGCGTTCCCCCGTCTGCCGACCGGGTGGGTGCTCACGAAAGTCCCGAGACAGCACGTCGTGCTCGCCTCGGGAGTTATTCTCGCGATTTCGTCCGCGATCGCCGCGACCGCTACCTCGATCACCCACCTCATGGGCGGCGCCTTCCTCATGGGGATCGCGTCGGGCGTGTACTTCGTCTCGGCGAACCCGCTCTTGAGCGAACTGTACCCCGACCGCGTCGGGCGCGTCATGGGAATCCACGGGGCGGCGAATCAGGTCGCCGCGGTGATCGCCGCTCCGTTCGTCGCGCTCACGCTCTTCGTCGACTGGCGCCTGTCGCTGTGGGCAATCGCCGTCGGCGGGGCCGTGGTTACGGCCTACACGTGGCTCACCGCGAGGCGAACCGAGATGCCGGACGCGGGGCGGTCGGATCGGGCCTTCGTCGCCGGCGCGCTCTCGGAGTGGCGGCTCATCGTGACCGCACTAGCGATTGCAGGCGTCGCCGTGTTCATCTGGCAGGGCGTGTTCAACTTCTACGAACTGTACATGCAGTCGAAGGGACTCTCCGACCGAGCGGCTGGGATGATGCTCACCGTCGTCTTCGCCGCCGGCGTCCCCGCGTTTTTCTTCGGCGGCGACCTGGCCGATCGCCTTCCGCAGATCCCGTACCTGCTCGGCATCGTCGGCACGTTCGCCGCGGGCCTGTTCGCGCTGACGCTCGTCGAGGGGATGATCCCGCTGGTCGCGCTCACCATCGTTGTCGGCTTCGTGATCCACGCGCTGTTTCCGGCCGTCGACACGTACCTGCTCGATACGCTCCCGGATTCGACGCGAGGGAGCGCCTACGCCGTGTTCAGCTCCGTCTGGATGCTCTCGCAGTCGCTCGGCTCGTACGTCCTCGGCGTCTTCGTCGAGGGGAACTACACCTACGACGAGGTGTTCGCCGTCGCCGCGCTGTTTCTCGGCGCGACGGTCGTCGCCCTCGTCGTCCTGGAGCGGAGCGGAAAGCTCCCGAGTTGAGATCGCCGCCCTCGCCCGGCGTCTACGGGTGACGCTCGAGCGTCGTCACGTCGGACACCTCTATTCGCGTCCCGCCGTGCTGGCCGCTGGTCACCGTCAGCGACCAGTCGTGGGCGTCGGCGATTGCCCGGGCGAGAGCGAGACCGAGGCCGCGCTCCTCGTCGGCGTCCTCCCCACGTGACTCCAGGTCGATCACCCGGTCGTGATCGGTCGGCGGGATCTCGGCGGCGTCGTCCATGAGGAAGAAGCCGCGTTCGCTCGAACGGGGATCGTCGAAGCCGAGCAGTCCGACCTGGATCGTGACCGATCCGTCGGCGCGGGCGGCCGCATCGTCGAAGATCGTCTGGAGGAAGTGATCGAATCGCTCCCGGTCGGCCCGGAGGGTCGCGTCGGCGTCGACGACCACGGCGGGGCGATCGAGACGGGAGTCCTCGACTGCGTGTTCGATCGCCGACGCGAGGTCGATCCGCGTCCGGGGGCCGACCGCTGTCGCGTTTCGGGCGAACTCCCGAATGTCGTCGACGAGGCGTTCCGTGCGATCGAGCGTCGTCGAGACGGCGTTTTCGGCGAGCGGAAACTCCCACTCGCCGGGCCGATCGGGTTCCTCCTCGAGCGCCGTCGCGACGGCCTCGAGGTGGCGCTTGAGGTCGCTCGAGAGTACGTTCGCCACGCTCTCGAGGCGTTCGGTCTGGTGTTCGAGCTGGGTCGTCCGATCCTCGAGTACCTGCTCGCGGATCGCACGATCGAGCGCCGCGCGGCTGTTCTCGGCGAGCGTCGAGAGTAACTCGACGTCGGTGTCGTCGAAGTTCGCGACCCGCTTCGATCCCGTCATCAGGATACCGTGGGTGCCGATCGGCGCAATTATCTCAGAGCGGATCGGTGTGTCGGGATTGTAGAGGCCGTCGGCTTCCTGCAGGTCCTCGATGTGTCTGGTCTCGCCGGCCTCGAAGACGTCCCAGACGAGACCCTCACCGGGGTGGAATCGGGGGAGGCCGCCGAACTCGTCGTGCGCGCCCGCGGTGCCGGCGACGGGGTCGAGGTAGCCGTACTCGTCGTCGAGCAACCAGACGCCGCTGATCGGAAGGTCAAGGAGGTCGCTCCCGGCGTGGACGGCGATCGCACAGATCTCCTCGGGATCGCTCGACTGCAGGAGCCAGCGCGTGACCTCGTGCAGCGAGGTCACCACCCGCTCGTACTCGCGCTGGTCGGTGACGTCGCGGGCGATGCACGCGAGATTCGCCGAGCCGTGGTCGACCGGCACGACGCTGACCTCGGCGACCCGATCGGCGCCCGTCGCGTCGGTGTAGGCCACCTCGAACGTTCGCTGGGCCGCGCTGCCGACGTCGACGTCGCTGAGCGCGCGGCCGACGTGGACGGCGTCGTCGGCGTCGACGGCGGCGAGGTCCAGGAGGGCCTCGACGTGTTCACCTCGCAGGTCCCTCGCGTCGGTGTCGAAGGCACGTTCGACCGTGGCATTGATCGAGAGGATCCGGTTGTTGTCGTCGAGGGTGACCACGCCGTCCTGGATCGCCTCGACGACGGCCGTGTTCCGGGCGAGTTTCGTCTCCTGTTCCTTTCGCTCGGTGATATCGCGCATGGACACCGAGAGCCCGTTCTCGGCGGGCCAGGCCCGGGCTTCGAACCAGGTCTCGAGCGGCGTGTGGTACACCTCGAAGGAGACCGGCACCTGTTCGTCCATCGCCTGGTAGAAACCGTCGGGGAACTGGGTCTCGACCGTCTCGGGGAACTCGTCCCACATGACCCGCCCGAGGAGGTCCTCCCGGGAGCGCTCCAGGAGCGCCTCGGCGCGCTCGTTGAGGTACGTGAACCGAAAGTCGGTGTCGAGGGCGAAGAAGGCGTCGCGGACGCGGTCGATCATGGGAACGGTTCGGAGGGTCACCGGCGACCACCCGCCTCGAGGGCGACGGGTCGGCGGCGAGGCGTCGTGACTCGCGGCGCTAGCCGACTCGTCCGCGACACCGACCGAACGCGCCTGTCTCTCATTCCGTTGACTCATAGTTACCCCACCCGGTATTTCAGTGTCGTGGCCGATGGGCGTCCGGTTCGGGCTCGAGACGGCGTTCGACGGTGTCGGGACTGCTATTCGGAAATTCCATCGACCGGTACAGGCGGCCGGTAGAACGCGACGGGACGTACGCTACTCGGTTTGCGTCGAGAATACCGCGGCTAATCACGGAGGCGCTCCGCGGTGCGATACTCGCCGTGCTGACCGCAGCGCACCTCGCAGTGCGATGCTCGGCGCGTTACCGTTCGATCGGGAGCAGGTCCCTCACCGTTACGTAGTCGAGAGGTGTGGCGTGTTCGGTTCGGATGAGATTCTCGTCGTTGATTTCGAGTGCGAGGTCGTCGAGTTGTTCGGCAACGTAGGTGATATCCTCGTTTTCGGTCCCGACCGCCTTGATGTGGAGGTTCTCCTGTCCGGTCATCAGTTCGGTCACTTCGGTGACCTGGGGGAGCGCCAGCGCCTTCTCGGCCACGTCGGAGCGTTCGCTGATGCGGGCCGTGCAGCTGAAGTGAAAGTAGAGACGAAGGCCCGTCCGGTCGTGGTCGACGCTCGTCGTGTATCCAGTAATGACGCCGGCCTCCTCCAGCCGTTCCATCCGATTGTGAACGGTGTTGTCGGAGACGCCGAGTTCCTCGGCCAGTCCGATTGCATTGGACCGAGCGTTCTCCTGAAGCAGATTGAGCAAACACCTGTCTACGTCGTCGAGTTCGTACTCGGTCACAATCGAGCTTGTCGGGCCGCCTCCATGATACTATCGATACTCCACAGTTTCCGAGAGTGATTTTCGAGAAGTTCGGGAAACAGGCGTTGGAAAGGTATTATCGAAATACGTTTTCGGGCACTTAAGAGGAGTGGCGAAGTCAAGGTAATATCGAATAGCAATTCTGATTTAGCTCGAGATTCCACAGAATATCTTATCTTTACGGGAAGTATCGAATCCCACAACCTGGGTTTTTTATACGTAGACGCCATTGAACGACTGTGAAGTCGGGCCTACCTGTTCCGTCCTCGGTGGTGAACTCCCACGGATCTGACACGGCCACAGTAACCGTTGTCAGAGCTGTTGCTGAAACAGAAGGGAGGCCACTACCTGCGTCGCCACCGCTGGCCACGGTAACTGACCTGGATGCCCACCGCGTCCTCGATCGAGCTGTCGATGATGTGACTGACGAGGGTACCAATGGCGGTACCCAGGTGCGTGATTCCAGTGATGGGCGAGTCACGACGGGAGGGTACAATGAGTGACGACAGACCGGATTTCTGGAATTATTGCGCCCAGTGTGGGATCGAGTACAGTACCGCTGCCTCTCCACCGATCGTCGACGTGGTCACCGACGGCGGCGAAGACTCTCCAGTCTCGTTCTGTAGCGACGAGTGCAGAGGGTCGTGGGCCAGCGACTAGTTCAGGGTAGTTTCGCTGCCGAGAGCACCATACTGGCTGATTCTTCGTTCGTTCTATTCGGACGGCGTCCGCGCTGTGTGCGCGCCTTCTACTCGCGCCAATTCGACGAGCAGACACCAACCGACTTCGAAAGGGTCGACAGGGTATTCCTCGTCCGTCCCGAACCGTCGGTCGATGAGCGATTCGGACCCGACTCGGCTGATCGTCGACACGGACACCGCGGGAGACGACACGCAGGCGCTCGTGCTCGCGGCCTGCTCAGATCGCATCACCCTCGAGGGCGTGACAATCTGTGCGGGTAACGTTCCGTTCGAGTACCAGGTCGAGAACGCGAAGTACACCCTCGACCTCGCTGGGGACGACGAGGTGCCGGTCTACGAGGGCGCTCGCGAGCCGCTCGAGAAGGACCACGAGTTCGCGGAGTACATCCACGGCGAGGGCGGCCTGGGTGGCGACCTCTTTCCCGAGACGGGAATCCCCTCGGCGGAGGTACACGCCGTCGACTTCATCGTCGAGACCGCTCGCGAGAACCCCGGCGAGATCACCCTGGCCTGCATCGCCCCGCTGACGAACGTCGCCCTGGCGCTCGAGCGCGAACCCGACCTGCCGGATCTGCTCGACGAAGTGGTGATCATGGGCGGCGCGGTCAATACGCTCGGAAACGTCACGCCCGCGGCGGAGTACAACTTCTGGGTCGATCCCGACGCCGCGGCGGCCGTGATGGACGCCTTCGAGACGACGCTGATCGACTGGGGACTGACGCTCCAGGACTCGATGTTCGACACCGAGGTCTTCGGGGCGGTCGAGGCGATGGACACGCCGCTCGCGGACTTCTACCTGACCGTCACCGACGCTGTCCGCGCGTTCAACCGCCAGTCCGACCACGACGCCCTCGGTGCGGACGTGACGACCCAGCCCGATTCGCTGGCGATCGCGACGGTGCTCGAGCCAGACATCGTCGAGTCGGCGAGCACGTACTACGTGGCCGTCGACGACCGGGAGGGGATGACCCGCGGGTACAGCCTGGTCGACGAACTCGGCGTGACCGACGGTGAGGCGAAGACGCGAGTGATCGAGTCAGTCGATGGCGACCGGTTCAGGCGGATGCTGCTCGACGCGTTTCAGTACGAGAATCCCCATCGGAGGGAGGGTGAAGGGGAGAAGGAGGAGTGACCGATCGGTAACTCTCTGCGACCGAATCTTCAGGTAATTCACGTAAAGTCATTATCTCCTTTCGAAACCGAATCTATAAACCGGTCGCGTGCACTTGCACGGATATGCAACGACGGACGTTTCTCACGACAGCAGGTGTAGGGGTAACGGCGGGACTGGCTGGTTGTCTGGTCGACGACGGCAACGGCGGCAACGGCGGCAACGGCGGCAACGGTGGGAACGGGAACGGGAACGACACCGCCGACGGCAACGGCAACGGCGGCGCCGGATCCGACATCACCGTCGGCATTATCTACTCGACCGGTGGCCTCGGTGACGACTCGTTCAACGACATGGCCAACGCCGGCATCGAGCGAGCGGTAGAGGACTTCGGCATCTCCTACAAGGACGCCGAACCCGACGCCCCCGCCGACATGAACCAGATGCAGCGGAACTTCGCGGGCGACGAAGAAATCGACCTCGTCTGCTGTATCGGCTTCGACCACGCGACCGACCTCGAGGAGAACGCCGCGGAGTTCAGCGACCAGCAGTTCGTGCTCGTCGACGCGGTCGTCGAGGCTGACAACGTCGCCAACTACACGTTCCGGGAACACGAGGGGTCCTTCCAGGTCGGTCACCTCGCTGGCCTGTTGACGACGACCGACTACGCCCACGGCGGTGGCGAGACGAACACCGACGAGACCGTCGTCGGCTTCGTCGGCGGCCAGGAGACCGCCCTCATCGATCGATTCGAGGCGGGCTACATCGCAGGCGTTCGCCACGCCGACGACAGCATCGAGACGCCATCGGCGTACGCCGGAAGCTGGAACGACCCGTCCCGAGGCCAGGAGATCGCCAGCGGAATGTACGACGACGGCGCGGACGTCGTCTACCACGCCGCGGGCGGCACCGGTGGCGGCGTCTTCCAGGCCGCCCAATCGGCCGGTCGATTCGCCATCGGCGTCGACGACGACCAGTCGATCAGCGCCGAGGACTTCAGCGACGTGATCGTCGCGAGCATGGTCAAGCGCGTCGACAACGCCGTCTACGACTCGGTCGAGGCCGTCGTCAACGACGAGTTCGAGAGCGGCATGAACGACCTGGGCCTCGACGACGACGGCAGCGTGAGCGCAACCATCGGCCAGGACTTCGAGGGCGAACTCCCCGAGGACATCGTCGACGCGCTCGAGGAGTCCCGGCAGGCGATCATCGACGGTGAAATCGACGTGCCGGACACCACCGACGACCTCTAGACGCGATGGTGCCTGACGAGCGCGGGACGGACGGCGAGACGCCGGCGGCGGTGGCCCTCGAAGGGATCACGAAGCGGTTCCCGGGCGTCGTCGCGAACGACGACGTCGACTTCACCGTCGAACGCGGCTCGATCCACGCCCTGATCGGCGAGAACGGGGCCGGGAAGACGACGCTGATGAACGTCCTCTACGGGCTGTACGAACCCACGGAGGGAACGATTCGAATCGACGGCCGGGAGCAAACGTTCGACGATCCCGGCGACGCGATGGCCGTCGGCATCGGCATGATCCACCAGCACTTCATGCTCGTGGACACGATGACCGTCGCCGAGAACGTCGTCCTGGGGGACGAACCGACGAAGTGGGGCGGCCTCGCGACCGACCGAGCCAGGGCCAACGAGGAGACGCGGGCGCTGGCCGACCGCTACGGCTTCGATGTCGACCCGACCGAGCGCATCGAGGACGTCAGCGTCGGCGAACAGCAGCGCGTCGAGATCCTGAAGACGCTCTATCGTGGCGCGGACGTCCTCATCCTCGACGAACCGACCGCTGTCCTCACTCCGCAAGAGGTCGACGCCTTGCTCGAGGTCCTCGAGGAACTCATCGCCGAGGACAAGACGATCATCTTCATCACGCACAAACTCGGCGAGGCGCTCGAGGTCGCCGACGAGATTAGCGTCCTGCGAAACGGCGAACTCGTCGGAACGGTTCCGGCGGCCGACGCCACCCGTGAGGAACTCGCGCGCATGATGGTCGGTCGGGACGTACTCCTCGAGGTCGACAAACCCGCCGCTACGCGCGGAGACGTCGTCCTGGACGTCGACGGCGTGACGGTCACGGACGAGCGGGGCGTCGTCGCGGTCGACGAGGCGACGTTCCGCGTCCACGAGGGCGAAGTATTCGGCATCGCGGGCGTCGACGGAAACGGCCAGTCGGAACTCGTCGAGGCCATCACGGGGCTCCGTCGGACGACCGGCGGAGCGATCACGTTCGACGGGCGCGAGATCACCTCGGTGCCACGTCGCGAGCGTATCTCCGCCGGGATGGCCTACGTCGCCGAGGACCGGCAGAAACGAAGCCTCGTGATGGATTACGATCTTCGGCGCAACGGCCTGCTGGGCCGTCAGCACCTCGCGCCGTTCTCGGACGGTCGACTGATCGACTGGGCGGCGACCAGCGACTACGTCGACGAGATCATCGAGGAGTACGACGTGCGGCCACCGGACCCCTCGGCAACGGCCCACTCGCTCTCGGGCGGGAACCAGCAGAAGTTCATCGTGGGCCGCGAGTTCGAGCGTGACCCCTCGCTGGTCGTCGCCGCACAACCGACTCGGGGGGTCGACATCGGGAGCATCGAGTTCATCCACAACCGACTGCTCGACCTCCGTTCGGCGGGGAAAGCGGTGTTGCTCGTCTCCTCGAAACTCGACGAGGTGACCCAGCTTTCGGATCGACTCGCGGTCATGCACGACGGCGAACTCGTCGCCGTCGTCGACCCCGAAGCCGTCACCGAAGAGGAACTCGGCTTGCTCATGGCCGGCGAACGACCCGACGGACTCGATGTCGACGGCGCTCGAGTCGGGAGGTCGGTGGTATGAGTGGCGACGGCAGCAAGGGCAGTAGCGAGGACGGCGGCTGGCGCGAACGCGGCGGAGCAACCCTCGACCGCCTCGTCGACGCCTCGGCGGCCGAACGCGTCGCAATCAGCCTCGGCTCACTCGTCTTCGCACTCGTCGTCGGCGCCGTCCTGGTGTTCGTCTCCGGCTTCGTCGCCGAGTGCTCGAGTCCCTTCATCTACCTGCCGGGGCTCGGGTACGGCTGTTACAACCCGCTCGAGATGTACTGGACGATCCTGGACGGGGCGTTCGGCTCGTTCACCGACCTTGGCCAGACGCTGTTGCAGACGACCCTGTTGCTGTTCACCGGGCTCTCGGTCGCCGTCGCGTTTCGCGCCGGCCTGTTCAACATCGGGACACAGGGGCAGATGGTACTCGGCGCGCTGGCGACGGCGATGACGGTACTCACGGTCGGGGAGTTCGTGCCGGATACGCTGCTCGGCTCACTCGTCGTCATCCCGGTCGGAATCGTCGTCGGCGGTTTCGTCGGCGGAGTCTGGGGGATGATCCCCGGCCTGATGAAGGCCTACGCGAACGCCCACGAGGTGATCACGACGATCATGCTCAACTTCGTCGCCGCGGGCGTCGCCTACTGGCTCGTGCAGGTCCACATCGGCGACCTGGCGAGCGATTCGGTGCAAACGGAGCCGATCCCGGGGGTCGCCCGACTGCCGGCGTCGATCGACGGGAGCCGGTTTTCGCTGATCGCCCTGGTCGGCGCCCTCGCGATCGCCATTGGCATCGCCCTCCTGTACTCGCGAACCGTCATCGGCTACGACCTGCGCACGAGCGGCATCCAGGAGGCCGCAGCGGAGTACGGCGGCGTCGATGCGAGACGAAACGTCGTCACGAGCATGACGCTATCCGGTGTACTGGGCGGTATCGCCGGGGCGATATACGTCACGATGGTCCAGTATCGCTGGCAGGCGGGCATCCCGCCGCTCGGCTTCGACGGCATCGCCGTCTCCATCCTCGCCGGGAACAACCCCATCGGCGTGATTCCGGCCGCCCTCCTCTTTGGAACCCTCAAGACCGGCAGCGTGGCGGTCGACATCTCACTCGGCATCCCGAACGAACTCGTCGAGGTGCTCAGGGGATTGATCATCCTCTTCATCGCCATGCCCGAGTTCTTCCGGTTACTGGGCAAGCACTACGGATTCGGCAGCGAACCCGTCGCGACCGACGGAGGTGAGCGTCGATGAACGCGCCGACCGTCACCCGTCGACAAGGACTGGCCATCGGCGCGGGGCTCCTCGGCGTGCTCGTGCTCGGCCTCGTCGTCGACGGCGGACGCCAGTTCGTCGGCGAGATTGCCGGCGTCATCAGCGTCTCCTATCTCGGCTCGGCGCTCCGGTTCACCGTCCCAATCGCCTTCGCCGCGATGGGCGGCATCTTCGCCGAGAAATCCGGCGTCATCAACATCGGACTCGAGGGGCTGCTCATCGTCGGCGCGTTCAGTTCGATCGCGACCATGTACGCACTCGGTTCCGAGTCCGTCCCGATCGAGCCGAATCCGTGGCTCGCGCTCCTGGGGGCCATCTTCGCGAGCACGCTGATCGCCCTCCTGTTCGCCATCGTCTGCATCGAGTTCAAGGCCGACCAGATCATTGCCGGCCTCGCCGTCTGGTTGATCGCGCTGGGCGCCGCCCCGTTCCTCAGCGTCGTCATCTGGAATCGCCGAAGCAGTCCGGGGAACGTCGGCACGTTCTCGTCCATCTCGATTCCGGGACTCTCCGCGCTGCCGGGGGTCGGCCAGATTTTCGAGGTTTCGCCGCAGGTGCTGCTCTTGCTCGTGGCCGTTCCCGTCTCGTGGTACCTCCTCAACCGGACCACGTTCGGGATGTGGCTCGAGGCCAGCGGCGAGGACCCCAAGTCGCTCGACACGGCTGGCGTCGACGTCCGAAAGGTGCGTTACGCTGGCGTCCTGCTCTCGGGCGTCTACTGTGGCATCGGTGGGGCCGGTTGGGCGCTCAACGTGGGTCAGTTCACGGGAACCGGCGACACCATGATCGATGGCCGCGGTTGGATCGGCCTGACGGCGTACCTGATCGGGAACTACAACCCGATCGGCGCGTTCCTCGCGTCGTTCCTCTTCGCGGCCCTCGACGCGCTCCAGATCGAACTTCAACAGATCGCCGCGTACGACATCTCCTCGACGCTCGTCGGAATTATCCCCTACGTCGCCGTCCTGGTCGTGCTCACGTTCGTCGGTCGCACCCGGATGCCGTCGGCCGCGGGCGAACACTACGACTCCGACGAGTAGTCGTCCTCCAACTCGAGTTTCGCGTTTCGGTCAAAATCCGTCACACAGGAACACCGGCTGCTCCGGAAACAGTCCGTGCTAGCGGTCGTCGATGTCGAACCCCCGTACCGACCGGGCAACGAATGCACTCACAGCTAACGGACGATTACTGGTCGGTCGGGACGACCGCTCCGAGCGAGAACTCGGCCTCGAATACCGATAGACCGTCGCGTCGTCTCTCGGGTTTTGAACCGCGTGCGACTCAGTGGGAACGCGTGGCCGTCACGGCAACGCGCGGTGACGACCACCGCCTGAGGCCGTCGAGACTCTATGTCGATTCCCGACAGTTCTGATACCCGACACACTTCGTCGGACCGATACGTGTTGATTCCCGACGGGTATACGACACCGGAAACAGGATATTTCCACCGAGAGCAACGTCTAGCGTAAAGTCGGGTGGGGACCATCGTTCGGGTATGGTTCACACACAACCCGCACAGGTAACGGTTCCCGACTGGCTCCAGGATCCAATCGCCGAACTGGTGACGTTTCTGCCGCGACTCGTTGGCGCACTGGTCATCCTGGCAA
This region of Natronosalvus halobius genomic DNA includes:
- a CDS encoding methyltransferase domain-containing protein, with protein sequence MYLLEYGGEDDAFAAVESRHAATGVTRIAPGLAVANALAPERVRGLAYTRAASDLVGRTDASVTSARALLEAASIDREGTVAVRATDVHGSSGVATTHAERELGSILVDRGFAVDLEDPDHVLRAVFSEGSLESEADDGRGGLLESVASDEARKRNGETGERNNETEERVDESGKRVSVCALGWLAAESVRDFGSRAPTDKPFFQPGSMDPLLARAVANLAGAEPERTILDPMCGTGGVLVEAGLVGANVVGTDAQAKMVAGARTNLEHFLDREDPSPTGVPRGSWHVARGDGTRLPLQDGAVDAVVFDAPYGRQSKIESHRLADLVSGALVESRRVADRAVVVADRSWTSEAREAGWTLEAAFERRVHRSLTRYVLVLS
- a CDS encoding MFS transporter → MARARLFGSLCGLVFLINLARIVFAPLLNVFIAEFGIGEATAGLIVTLVWVGSAFPRLPTGWVLTKVPRQHVVLASGVILAISSAIAATATSITHLMGGAFLMGIASGVYFVSANPLLSELYPDRVGRVMGIHGAANQVAAVIAAPFVALTLFVDWRLSLWAIAVGGAVVTAYTWLTARRTEMPDAGRSDRAFVAGALSEWRLIVTALAIAGVAVFIWQGVFNFYELYMQSKGLSDRAAGMMLTVVFAAGVPAFFFGGDLADRLPQIPYLLGIVGTFAAGLFALTLVEGMIPLVALTIVVGFVIHALFPAVDTYLLDTLPDSTRGSAYAVFSSVWMLSQSLGSYVLGVFVEGNYTYDEVFAVAALFLGATVVALVVLERSGKLPS
- a CDS encoding PAS domain-containing protein, with the translated sequence MTLRTVPMIDRVRDAFFALDTDFRFTYLNERAEALLERSREDLLGRVMWDEFPETVETQFPDGFYQAMDEQVPVSFEVYHTPLETWFEARAWPAENGLSVSMRDITERKEQETKLARNTAVVEAIQDGVVTLDDNNRILSINATVERAFDTDARDLRGEHVEALLDLAAVDADDAVHVGRALSDVDVGSAAQRTFEVAYTDATGADRVAEVSVVPVDHGSANLACIARDVTDQREYERVVTSLHEVTRWLLQSSDPEEICAIAVHAGSDLLDLPISGVWLLDDEYGYLDPVAGTAGAHDEFGGLPRFHPGEGLVWDVFEAGETRHIEDLQEADGLYNPDTPIRSEIIAPIGTHGILMTGSKRVANFDDTDVELLSTLAENSRAALDRAIREQVLEDRTTQLEHQTERLESVANVLSSDLKRHLEAVATALEEEPDRPGEWEFPLAENAVSTTLDRTERLVDDIREFARNATAVGPRTRIDLASAIEHAVEDSRLDRPAVVVDADATLRADRERFDHFLQTIFDDAAARADGSVTIQVGLLGFDDPRSSERGFFLMDDAAEIPPTDHDRVIDLESRGEDADEERGLGLALARAIADAHDWSLTVTSGQHGGTRIEVSDVTTLERHP
- a CDS encoding Lrp/AsnC family transcriptional regulator; protein product: MTEYELDDVDRCLLNLLQENARSNAIGLAEELGVSDNTVHNRMERLEEAGVITGYTTSVDHDRTGLRLYFHFSCTARISERSDVAEKALALPQVTEVTELMTGQENLHIKAVGTENEDITYVAEQLDDLALEINDENLIRTEHATPLDYVTVRDLLPIER
- a CDS encoding DUF7576 family protein, yielding MSDDRPDFWNYCAQCGIEYSTAASPPIVDVVTDGGEDSPVSFCSDECRGSWASD
- a CDS encoding nucleoside hydrolase, which encodes MSDSDPTRLIVDTDTAGDDTQALVLAACSDRITLEGVTICAGNVPFEYQVENAKYTLDLAGDDEVPVYEGAREPLEKDHEFAEYIHGEGGLGGDLFPETGIPSAEVHAVDFIVETARENPGEITLACIAPLTNVALALEREPDLPDLLDEVVIMGGAVNTLGNVTPAAEYNFWVDPDAAAAVMDAFETTLIDWGLTLQDSMFDTEVFGAVEAMDTPLADFYLTVTDAVRAFNRQSDHDALGADVTTQPDSLAIATVLEPDIVESASTYYVAVDDREGMTRGYSLVDELGVTDGEAKTRVIESVDGDRFRRMLLDAFQYENPHRREGEGEKEE
- a CDS encoding BMP family lipoprotein, with protein sequence MQRRTFLTTAGVGVTAGLAGCLVDDGNGGNGGNGGNGGNGNGNDTADGNGNGGAGSDITVGIIYSTGGLGDDSFNDMANAGIERAVEDFGISYKDAEPDAPADMNQMQRNFAGDEEIDLVCCIGFDHATDLEENAAEFSDQQFVLVDAVVEADNVANYTFREHEGSFQVGHLAGLLTTTDYAHGGGETNTDETVVGFVGGQETALIDRFEAGYIAGVRHADDSIETPSAYAGSWNDPSRGQEIASGMYDDGADVVYHAAGGTGGGVFQAAQSAGRFAIGVDDDQSISAEDFSDVIVASMVKRVDNAVYDSVEAVVNDEFESGMNDLGLDDDGSVSATIGQDFEGELPEDIVDALEESRQAIIDGEIDVPDTTDDL
- a CDS encoding ABC transporter ATP-binding protein: MVPDERGTDGETPAAVALEGITKRFPGVVANDDVDFTVERGSIHALIGENGAGKTTLMNVLYGLYEPTEGTIRIDGREQTFDDPGDAMAVGIGMIHQHFMLVDTMTVAENVVLGDEPTKWGGLATDRARANEETRALADRYGFDVDPTERIEDVSVGEQQRVEILKTLYRGADVLILDEPTAVLTPQEVDALLEVLEELIAEDKTIIFITHKLGEALEVADEISVLRNGELVGTVPAADATREELARMMVGRDVLLEVDKPAATRGDVVLDVDGVTVTDERGVVAVDEATFRVHEGEVFGIAGVDGNGQSELVEAITGLRRTTGGAITFDGREITSVPRRERISAGMAYVAEDRQKRSLVMDYDLRRNGLLGRQHLAPFSDGRLIDWAATSDYVDEIIEEYDVRPPDPSATAHSLSGGNQQKFIVGREFERDPSLVVAAQPTRGVDIGSIEFIHNRLLDLRSAGKAVLLVSSKLDEVTQLSDRLAVMHDGELVAVVDPEAVTEEELGLLMAGERPDGLDVDGARVGRSVV